CCGATTGCATCGGACGCTCGCTGTCAAAAAAATGGCGTCAGCTCAAAATCGAACCTCCTCGCCAAGTCGTTTAGGCTGACAACTCCGCCATGCCCGAATCCCCTGCCCCAACCTCGCCGCCAACGACCAAACGCCCCCTCAACCTCTGGCGGGCCTTCTGGCTCACCTTCCTCGTCGCCTCGCTCGGGTACGCGTGGTACTGCTTCTACGTTCCGGCCAACAGCATCGCCTGGGCACAGGACTTCCCAGCGGCGCAGCAGCAAGCGGCCGAGTCGGACAAGCCGATGGTGCTCTACTTCACTGGCGCCTGGTGCGTGCCGTGCCGGATCATGAAGCGTCAGGTCTGGGCGGACGAAGAGGTGACCCTGGCTGTGAACGGTCAATTCGTGCCGGTGTCGATCAACGTCGATAGCCCGGAGAATGCCGAAGTCTTAAGCCGTTACAACATTGGCGGCGCACCGGTCACGATTGTGACCGACGCGGCAGGGAACGCGCTTCGGTGGCGCGTCGGGGGAATCAGCAAGGTGGAGTTTCTAGAGTTGCTGGCCGATTCGGACGCCACCGGCGACTTGGGGTCTTAGCCGGAACTCGCTGGCCACAGGCCTGCGCCCCGGCATTTGCTTGACAAAGCGCACGGAAATGTGGTCGATTTCCCGTAGGGAAACGTTTCCGTTGCACCACGATTGGGAACTGCGCCATGATCGAGCGAGCCGCGCACCGCGAAAAAAAGAAAACGGCGGTCCAGTCCACCCAACAGCCTCCATTG
The genomic region above belongs to Blastopirellula retiformator and contains:
- a CDS encoding thioredoxin family protein, which encodes MPESPAPTSPPTTKRPLNLWRAFWLTFLVASLGYAWYCFYVPANSIAWAQDFPAAQQQAAESDKPMVLYFTGAWCVPCRIMKRQVWADEEVTLAVNGQFVPVSINVDSPENAEVLSRYNIGGAPVTIVTDAAGNALRWRVGGISKVEFLELLADSDATGDLGS